In Gemmatimonadaceae bacterium, the sequence TGCGCTGTGCCATCGTCGATTCGGGGACAAGGAATGCCCTGGCGATTTCCGCGGTCGTGAGTCCGCCCACCGCGCGGAGCGTCAGTGCGATCGCCGACGGGGGCGTGAGGGACGGATGACAACACATGAACAGCAGCCCCGGTGAATCATCGTCCTGCACCGCCGGCTCGTCCGGGGCCGGCGCGAACGGCGCGTCGATCGCCTCCTGTGTCGCCGCGGCCTCCTCGCGCCGGCGGCGTGCCGCCTCGCTCCGCCAGTGATCGCTCAGTCGCCGAGACGCCACCTGATAGAGCCAGCCGCGCGGGTTCTCCGGGACACCGTCGGCCGGCCACTGCGACGAGGCGGCAATCAGCGCCTCCTGCACCGCATCTTCGGCCGCCGCGAAGTCCCCATGACGGCGCACGAGCACGCCGAGAATCTGAGGCGTGAGATCGCGAAGCAGGTGCGTCACATCGGCACCCGCGTGCAAGGCGCTCACCCCTCGGTACGCGGCGCGCTCATGACCTGTCGCACCTCGATCGCCATGTTCAGCGGCTGTCCGCCCTTTCCCGGCGCGGCCGACGCCTTTGCCGCCAGCTCCCACGCGCGCTCCACGCGATCCACATCCACGATCCAGTAGCCCGCGAGGAACTCCTTGGACTCCGGGAACGGTCCATCCGAGACGACAGGGAGCCCGTTGCTGCCCGCGCGCACGATGCGCGCCTCACCGGGAGACGCCAGTCCCTCGGCCGCGACAAACTCACCCTGCTCGACGAGGTCCTTGTTGTACCGGTGCATGAACGCAATGTGCGCCGTGATATCGTCAGGCGACCAGCTGGAAATCTGGTGGTCGGCGTTCGCGCGGCCAGGCGCGTGCATCATCATCATGAACTTCATGTCGACACTCGGTGATCAGTGATGGTGAAGCTGCCTGGGATTCTGGTGTTCGCGGCTACGAACGCGGCAGCGGTGGAATCGTGATCGTTGCCGGCGAGGCCGCGAGCGCTTCGTAGGCACACAGGACGATCTCGAGGTCGCGACGGGTCGCCGAGGCGGGAAGCGATGGCGCGCGCTCCTCGACGATCGCGCTCAGGAACTCCCGCATCTCGCCCTGATAGCCGGTACGGATCGGCCCGCGCAGGCGCGTACGGACGCGTTGGTGCTCAGGCTTCATCAGGCGATCGCGCAGCGCGTAGGGTCGCACGTACGAAAGCAGGCGCGTGAGCGGACGCATCGCGGCCGGAAACCAATCGACGCAAGGATCGTTCGGCCAAAGGTGGATCGTGCCGCGATCGCCGAGCACGACAAGGTCCGGCAGGTGGCCGCGACTCGTGGCCCAGCTCGTGAGCAGGTGCGCCTCCCATCCCAATCGGCTGGCGAACGTGACCTGTGCGCTGTCCTCCGCTTCCATGCGCACATCGATCTGCATCGCACGCGAGGCACGGACCGCGTCCGGCTCACCCATGAGCAGCCGAAGGGCATGCACATAGTGCACGCCGATGTCCATGAGAACGCCACCACCCATTCGCTCACGTTGGGCCGCCCAGCCTGTGCTTCGGCGGTACCCGCCCGCGTGGGCCAGCAGGTAGAGCGGCTCGCCAATGTCCCCCTGCCGGATGCGCCTGACCGCCTCCGCGATGCCGGGCCGAAAATGCATGTCTTCGGCGCACATCAGGATGGTTCCCGCGCGTCGGGCGGCATCGATCATCGCGTCGGCATCGGCCAGCGACGTGGCGATCGGCTTTTCCACGAGGGCGTGTTTCCCTGCTACGGCCGCGCGCTGCGCCGCGGAGGCATGGAGATCATGGGGGATGGCGAGCGTGAGACCCTGGATGCGCGGGTCGGCGAGCGCGGCGTCGAGGCCGGTGAAGTGGCCCGCAAGCCCCAGTTTGGCAGCCAGGCGCGCCGTCCGGTCGGCATCGCGGCCGCAGAGATAGAGGCGCGCCGACGGGTTGGCCTCACGCAGCAACCGGAGGTGGAAGGTGCCCCACCCCAGCCCCACCACGCAGATATGCATCTCGCGCCGCAGCACCGCGGGCGCACGGCTCGGCGCGATGGCGCGTCCGGTGTCTGAAGCACCGTGCGCGAGCACGCGAGCGGCCTGTTCGAGCGTGACTCCGCCCTCGTCGAACGTGCGCCTGGCAATGTCGGGGGGTGGCGGCGGTCGCAGGCGTGAGCGCGCCTTCCTGAGCAGATGCCAGAGCCCCGTCTCCGCGAGCACGCGCCTGAACGTGTGACTCAACACCGGAAACCGGCTCTGTGTGCCCGAGATCCGCGAGAACATGAGCGGGCGCTCGCCGCGCCGCCGCGCATTCGGCACCGCGTCGATCACGCGGCCCACGATGAGCGTGTGATCGCCCACGTCATGGATGGATTCCACCTCGCAGAATACGCTGCGCAGCGCGGCGGGCAGCCACGCCACGCCGTGCCGCTCCTCCAGGTCGACGTCGAGCACCGCCGCCTTGGTTGGTTCGCGGCGTCGGAGGCCCATGAGGCGGAGCCCGAGGTCGCGATCGGCAGCCCCAAGCACGTTGACCGCAAAGCGACCGGTGCGGCGGATGTTGCCCACGATCGGATACAGCGCGTTCGGGTTGATGGCCACCCGGGGCGGTGTGACGCTGACGTGGGCGAATGTCGCCGTGAGATAGACCTCGGCATCCTCCACACTCCCCGAGGAGAGCACCGCGCACACGTTCTGCGTGCGCGTGTCCCAGATGTCACGCGAGGGCCAGCGCATCATCCGCGCAGATCGGCCACGAGGAGGTGACGCCGGAACTTCCGCCGGCTGTCGAACTCGCCAAAGAGGATCGTGCCGAGAAAGATCGTGTGATCCCCCACGGGAATTCGATCGTAGACCTCGCACGCCGTGCAGGTCAACGCGCCATCGAGGAACCAGAACGGGCTCCGGGGCGCGCGGAGGGAGAGGCCGGCGCACTTGTCCAGCTCGCGCCCCGACACGGTGCCACAGGTGCGCGCGACGTCGCCCTGGTCGGCGGCGAGCAGTGACAGGCTGAAGGTGCCACCAACGAGCAGGAGTTCGTGCGTGCGACTCGTGGTGGCGACGGAAACCCACAGTGCCGTCGGGTGGTGCGCCAGCTCCGAGAAGCACGAGACCGTCATGGCGTTGCGTTCGCCGCCGGTCTCCGTCACGAGTAGTCCAACAACGCCATCGAGGAGGGCGCCCTCTACGTACGGAGACTTCATGCCGATCGGGTGGCCATGTGGCGCAATCTGCACAACGAATTGCAGGCCTTCAACCTCGGCTAACGGCGGGTTGTCACTCGCGCCAGATGCAGTACACCGCCTTCCTCTGCACGGTACCGGGCCGCAAGCTGCGCTGAGCCCGGACTACCGCGGCCACCCCTCCTGCGGCAGGCGGGTTGTGATCCGCAACGCGTTCTGGAAGTACACCTTCTTGAGCACCTCGTCAGGCAGGTCGATCCCGTAAAGCTTCCAGAACGCGTGGTAGTCGCGATAGTAGTCGAAGTAGTCATCGCGCGTCTCGAAGACGCGCCAGTAGTACGGGTACTCTTCCGGTTGGAACGAGTCCTTGCCGAAGAGGATGCGGTCCTGGAACCTGACGAAGAAGTCGTGCGCCGCCCGTGGTTGGCGACCGATGTCGTAGAGGACCGCACCAACTTCGGAGTACAGGTTGGGGTTTCCGTCCATCATTCGCCCGAGACGGGCGAGATCGTTGGCATGCCAGCCCAGGTGCGCGATCACGAACGTCGTCTTCGGGTTGCGCCGGACGAGGTTGTCGCGCTCCTCCATGAGCTGCTCGAACGACGGATACTGATCCGCCGGATAGCGCCGCCCGGGAAACAGGGCCAGCTCGAGCCAGCGCTCGTTGTTGTAGTCGATGGGCTGCCAGAACTCCTGCGGGTCTGCGGTATGAATAAAGACCGGAAGTCGCAGCCGTGCGGCCGCGGCCCACACGGGATCCAGTTCGGGATCGTCGATGCGCAGCCGTGTTCCATCGGCCTTTCGCGTCGAGAGGCCAAAACCCTTGCCGATCTCGCCGATCCCCACGGCCCCTGCCGCAACATCAGCCTCGAGCTGCTCGACCGCCTTCGCCGCCCAGCCCGGCCCCACGTTCCGAAAGTCGATGCCGGTCAGGATGCGTACGCGATCCTTCATCGTGGGCGACGCCTTCACCAGGTCTATCTGCCGCTTGAGCTGATCGCCCGACGTGTTGTTCGCGGCGATGATCATTCGCACGTTGAGGCCATCCAGCGCCTGGCCGAGCTGCGCCAGTCCCTCGGCGCTCTGCAGGTACGCACCGCCGGGGTGTCCGTGGTAGTCGATGGCCGGGAACTTTGCCTTCGGCACCGGATGCTCCGGCGCCTTGAGCGTGTTGCGCGGCCGATAGTCCACGATGCTCGGCGCGGGCATGGTGGGGGCCTGGCAGTTGCGCGGACGCACCTCGGTCATCCCGGCCGGGCACTGTTCTCCCGGCTTGATCTGTGTCCCCTGCCCACCGCCCACCTGCGCGAACGGGACCCGGGGGACAGCGACCATCGAAGCGAGCAGGACGAGGTGGTGCGCGCGCATGGAGGCTCCGCGAAAGGAGGAAACGAATCGCTGAAATCAGGTCTGTGGTCAGGCCCGGCGGAAGCTCCAACGGTACCGCCGGCACGGACCCATCATGTGACCAAGGGCTTGAGGCTGGACGAGCCGTATGCCTTCAACGCCGTACCCGCGGTAGCTTCCCATCGGTCCCTTCACAATGGCGTTGACACATGAATGCACTGGACTTTCTGGGAGCGCGAAGGTGAGTCCTGCGCCATCGGCTGCCTCGGTCCTGGGGCTCGCGATCGGTGCGCTCATGGCGGTACTGGGCGTGACGATCGCCCTGCGCCTCCTTGCCCTTGGCCGCGACCCGCTCACCGGCACGGCGGGGCTGGACTACGCGTTCTCAGCGTTCTTCATCCTTCGTGGCGCCCTCCAGTACCGTCGCTGGCGGCTCGCGCGCGAGCGCGCCGAGCCTTTCTAGCCAGGGGAGTCAGGCTGCCGGAGGCACTGGCGCGTGGCGACGCGACGATCGTGGCTGACGGCGGGAGGCTCGCGCGGCCCTCCGCGTTGCGCCTTTCCCTTGAATGCTGGACGCAGCACTTCAGCGATGTGAAATGCTGAGCAGGCCAGGGTCCGGTGTCTGCACGGAGCATCTCAGACTTGCCGAGGTGAAAGTCAGCCTCACACGATGTGTCTGATCTGAAGCGCCGCGTACGGCGCCTAACGTCGAATTCCGTCCCCGCGTGTGAAGAACCCCGGCAACGACACGGGCGCCACACCCGTGATCGGCGCGCTGCCGAGCAGGGCGGCTGCCGCGGCGCGTTCACTGGCGTCTGCTACCGTGTAGGTCACCAGGTAGGCAGCCGCTGACGGCACCTGACGAATGAGATAGGGGTTGCCGAAGGCCACGAACGCGACCCGCGCACCGCCGACTGCGGAGTCGGCGCGTGCGATGTTGGCCAGCCACGTGGCGATGGGCGTGGGAATGGCGGGCCGCCCTTCGCCCTCGATGCGTCGCACGTAGGCGGCGATCACGATGCGTTCGGCGCGGGTGATCGCCGGTGCAAGGGCGTCGAGCTGTGATTGGGCCGTTTGAGGCGAGATCCGAACGACACGCACCGTGCTGTCGGCGGCCCGCATGGCCGACGAGAACACCCGTCCCGCGCGCAGCTCCGTCTCCGGGAGATACTGAATCACGAGGGTTCTTCGCGGCGCGAGGGGCACGAGCGATCCGCGATTCCGAAGCAGCGTGATGGCGCGCTGGGCGATGTCGGCGGCCAGTGCGCGATGGGCCGGGGAGCCAACCACCGCGCGCAGCGTGTCGAGCGGAACCTGGGGATGGAACGCCACGCCGCTTCGCGCTTTGAGTTCGAGCACTCGCCGGACGGACTGATCGATGCGCTCCCGCGAGATCACGCCGCGTTCAACCGCCGAGAGGACCGCGTCGATGGCCCGTGTCGGGTCGCCGGGCTTGAGCAGCACATCGGCACCGGCCTGCACGGCGAGTACGCTGCTTTCGGCGACTCCATAGCCCTTGCCCACGCCGTCCATGGTCATGGCGTCCGTGATCGCGACTCCGCGGAAGCCGAGCGAGTCCCGCAGAAGACCGGTCATTACCCGTGGTGCAAGGGTTGCGGGCGTGCCCGAATCCATGATGGCCGGGAGCGCGATGTGCGCCGACATCACCATTGGAACGCCGGCAGCGATCGACGCGCGGAACGGCGCCAACTCCACGGTGCGGAGTCGCGCCCAGTCGGCGTGCACCACGGGGAGCCCGACGTGCGAGTCAACGTCGGTGTCGCCGTGCCCCGGGAAGTGTTTCGCCGTGGCCACGGCCCCGGCTTCCAGCGACCCTTGCACAAACAGGGCTGAGAGGCGCGCGACACGCGCCGGATCCTCTCCGAACGATCGCGTGTTTATGACGGGATTGGAGGGATTGTTATTGACGTCGACGGTGGGAGCAAAGTTGATGTGGATGCCGACAGCTCTGGCTTCCTCACCAATGGCCCGCCCGACGTCGCGGGCATCTTCATCGCGGCCGGTCGCGGCGATGGCCATCGCCGTCGGAAAGACCGTCGCGCCGCCGGCATCCAGGAGGTAGTGCGTGAACACGCCACCCTCCAGCCTGCCTAACGACGGCTCGAGGTCAGCCGACGCGAGCAAGGGCACGGGCGCGAGGTGCTGGAAGGCGTTGAGCTTGGTCGCGACCTCCATCGGCGTGCCGAGCGACATGCTCACCTGTCCGATGCCATCGTCCACGATCCAGCGCCGCACCTCGGCAAACGTCGAATCGCCGGTACTCGTGTAGTCGCCGAGTACCCAAACCGCGACCATCTGGCCGATCTTCTGCCTGAGCGTCAGCGATTGCAGCGTGCGATCGACCCAGTCGCGCTGGGCCCGCGTGAGCGGAACGCGAGGATCCAGCGAGGAGGCGGCCTGGACGGGCGCAACGCCCGCCGGAACGCTCGGCGCACACGCGAGGGCCGACGCGGTGAACACGCCATGCATCACGCGCCTTGTCCACCATGCTCGACGCCCGCGACTATGCTGCGTCTCGGACAGGGGCCACGGCCCGCCATGATCAGGCGTACGCGTTGACCATGGGCCCGAGCACGCACGGTCAGGAGTGCCGGTTCGCGTTGGTCTCATATCCGCAAATGGTACAAGGCGGCGCGGGCCGCGACCACACGGCCGGTGCGGACGGGTCTGGTCGGTGTCCCGCTTTCGGAGCCGTGGCAGGAGTCGTTGCTGTCGCGTACGGAGGACGATTCGTCAGGTCGACTGTGGGCGCGTCGGGCGCGTCGCGGGCACGCCCGAAGGTCCCGCGATCAGGCGGGTGGCACCGGCGTCGTCAGCGGACCCGGTCGATCACACACGAACGTCGCAGTGAAGTGCGCCGAGTCCGTTGCGCTCGCATTTGCGCCCACCTGGTGGATGTCGGTGGGGCGCTCGAAGAAGACCTGCCCCGCGGTGTACACCGAGTCCGGCTCGCCACGGACGCCCATGCGCATGGCACCGCTCACAACGTAGACCGTGACCGCGCACCCATGCCGATGGGGCGTCGATCCGCCACCGGGCCCGTATCTCACGTCCACGACCTTCACGTTGAGCTGCCGACCATCCATCGCCGGCAGCGCGCGGTCGAAGATGACCGCACTCTTCGCTCCCTGGGCCTTCGCGAAGGAGGTCACGACCGCGGCCACCACGAGGGCAAGGCCGGCAGCCGAACGCACGGGGAGAATACGTCGACGCATGAGGGGCGGCATCCGGAGGAGAAGACTCCTGATGATGCCGCCCCCGCCGCTCGATGTCCAACGTCGTCCGCCCGCAACGGACCCGGGAGACGCTATCGGATCTCCGCACCACTGCGGTAGTAGTCGCCCAGCAGGTGTTCGGCGAAGTACTCCATCATCGCGCGGTTGAAGTACGGCTGATAGTCCCCGTATCCGTGCGGCTTGCCGGGCAACAGCATGAAGTCGAACCGTTTGTTGGCCTTGATGAGGGCGTTCACGAGCCGGATCGTGCCTCCGGGATGCACGTTGTTGTCCATGTCTCCCGTGGCGAGCAGGATCCTGCCCTTGAGGTTCGGGGCCAGCTCGATGTTGGTGGGCACCTTGATCTCGTATCGGACGCTGTCATCGACGATCGTGGTGTCGAGCGTGACGGGTGCCCCGCCCACGCCGCTGCCGGAGGCGGCTCGGCGTCCGCGCGCCGCGCCGGAGCCGGCCACCACCGCCTTCAGGCCGTGATACTGCTCGCTCCAGTTCTGATTGTAGATGTTGTTGTCGTGGTTTCCCGAGCTCGACACACCGACCTTGAAGAACTCGTTGTACGGCGGAAGCATCAACGCCGCTCCGGTAAGGAAGCCGCCGCCCGAGTGTCCGTAGATCCCGACCTTCTCGATGTCGATGAACGCGTGGCGCGCCGCCAGCTGTTCGATGCCTGCCTTCTTGTCGGCGAGGGCGTAGTCGCGGAGGTTGAAGTACGAGAAGTTCTGATACGCATTGGAGCGCAGCGGATTCCCTCCCCGGTTGCCGATCTGGATCACGATGAATCCGAGCTGCGCCAACTGCTGCTGCGTGCCACCCGGGTTGAACGCGACGTTCACCTGCTCCGTCTGCGGGCCGGGATACACGCTGGCGATGATCGGATACTTCTTCGTCGAATCGAAGTCGAAGGGTTTCCACATGTTGCCGTAGATGTCGGTCACCCCGTCGGCGGCTTTCACCACGAACGTCGTGGGCGGCTTCCATCCCATCGACGTGAGCTGGGAGAGATCCATCTGCTCGAGCGGCATGACCACGCGGCCGGTGACGTCGCGCAACACCGACGTCGGCGGGAGGTCAGGGCGCGACCAGCTGTCGACCACGAACTTCTTGCTGGGTGAGATCGTGAAGCTGTGGTCTCCGTCTCCTTCGTCGAGCCGACTGAAGCCCGAGCCGTCAGCATTCACCTTGTAGAGGTGGCGCTGGTACACGTTCTCGCCCGGCTCCCGCCCCACCCCGCTCACGTAGATCACCCCCGCGGTCGAGTCGATCTGCGGGATCTGATCGGCGCGCCACGCGCCCGCGGTCAACGGCCGACGGTACGCGCCGTTGTGGTCGTACAGGTAGTAGTGGCCCCAACCGGAGCGCTCCGACCACCAGACAATGTCACCGCCGGCCTTCGCATACCGGGGCGGCTGCCATTCGAGATTGGCGTTCTCCACGGACTCGGTGATCAGCACCTTGATCGCGTTGCTCGCCAGGTCGACTTCGATGAGCTCGAGCGCACGCTGCGGGCGATCGCGGCGCACCACGCGCAACGCCTGCGATCCGGTGGCGAAATGCACGTTGAGGAGCCGCTGGTCCTTCCACTTGCGAACGTTGACGGGCCTGACCGACGACTCGCCGCGACGGAACGCGTACAGCTCCGTCTGGGCCACGTTCTCCTCGCCGGGCATTGCGTAGGTGTATGAACTGAGCGTTGGACGCGGTTCGGCGAGCACGTTCACGAGATACAGTTCCTTGACCTTGCGCTGGTCCTGGCGCTGCACGGCAAACGCGCGCGAGTCCGGGGACCACACGACGTTCGCGCGAACGCGCGGGTCGCGGTTCCGCCCGCCCTGGCCTTGCGTGGAATCGTCCTGCTGCACCTGCGTGGTGTCGCGAAAACCGAACGAGCGATTTTTTTCGCCATCCGTCGAGATCTTCACCGTATCCGACCTGCCCTTCTCGACCAGATACAGGTTGTGATCTCTCGCAAACACGAACGCGGTCGAGTCGGGGGACCAATTGCGGAAGTCGCCTTGCGGGGGGCCGAATGGGCCGCCACCCCCACCGCCACCGCCGCCCTGCTGCCGCTCCTCGCGCTCCTCGTCAGGCGGAATCGAGTCCCCGCGCGGTGGCCGTCCGATATTGCGAATCGTCTCCCCCGCCAGACTCCACTCGTAGCGCGTGGAGTCCACGGTGAATCGGATGTTGCGGTGGTCCCTGGTGAACGAGACCGTCGCAAACGGCAGGCGATTGGGGTCGTACGGCCGACGGTGGGCCGTGGCCAGTGCGGCCGCGAGCTTCACGTGATCGAAGAGCGGCCGCTTGACGCGCGTGGGCGGATATACGAGGTAGAACGTGTTGCCCGTGCGATCGCGCCAGTTGTACCACAGCGAGTCGCTCCGGCCGATGAACCGCGCCTGCACCGTGGTGCTGTAAGTGACGCGGCGCATGGTTTCGGCATTGAACTTCTCCGCCAGTTCCCAGTTGGCGCGCGCGCCGGGCGCGCGCACGGTCTGGGCCGGGAGCAGCGCCGGCGCAAACAAGGCAAGCGCCACGGCGAACACCGGGCGGCAGGGAATCGTGGGATGCATGGTGCAGGACCTCGGGACCGGGAGGAGTTGGGCGTGGCCGCGTGGCAGGTCGGCGGCGCAACCGCACAGATGTGCCACGTTGCACAGCGCCCGTCCAGTGGCCCATGGCACCGCTCGTGCGGATCTCGGGGCGAGACAGCGCCGCACAACGCCCCGACGCACCTCCCCGGTTCGCGATGTCGCCGAGCTGGTCGATCCCCGGCGATCGCCGCCTGCCCGCCGGCGAAGGTGATCCTCGCGAGTTTCGACGGGACCAGGACCTTCCGGTCGTTACCGCTGCGCGCCGGGGCCTGACGCGCCGCAAGACCGCGCATCGAGAGCCTAACGAGTCGACCGGCGGTGCGCGTGCGCGACGACTCGGCGGCCGATGAAGGTCCCCACGCCCGCCCCCACGATCACGTCACTTGCCCAATGCCGGTCCTCGTACATCCGCGATGCGCCAATGGCCACGGCCCCGGCATAGAGAAGCGGACGAACGATGCGTGCCGCCCTGGGACGCGACCGCCCAAGTTCGGCGCTGAACGCCGACGCGGCCGCAAACGCCACCGTCGTGTGCCCCGAAGGCATCGACGACCAGTCCTCCTTGTATCCACGGAACGGCGCGAACTCGTCACCGTCGGCAACGATCGCGTAGGGTCGGGCCCGCCCCACCACGTACTTGATCGCGCTCGTCACCACGCCGCCGAGCGCGATGGCTTCCGTCGCGTGCCACCCGGCGTCAGTCAACCCGGGCCGGTCGGTCGCCCAACCCGCCACGGACACACCCGCGGAGAGGATGAGCGCGCCGTAACTGCTCCCGACCACTCGGGCGACATCCGCCGTGCGCGCCATGGCGCGATCGCTCTGCAGGCGCGGCGACTGCATCGAGTGCTTGAGGCGATTGTCGAACGGACCCACGAGCGTCGCGCCGAACAGCGCCCCCAGGACGACGGTCCCCTCGAACCGGGGGCGCCACTCGCGGCCGGTCGCCACCGAGTCCTGCGCGGCAACCGGCATGTTCAGCAGTACGACGCTCGCAGCAACGACAGCAGTTCCCCAGCTCATGCGCACGAGTCGGTGCGGGATACCCGATAGTACCACGTCCGGGGGCAATTGGCACGACCCACCATCGCGACATGCTTGTCGGTGGTGCGCGCCACGTGAATGGATGGTCCGAAGTGCAGCGGAGTTCCACGGATCATCCGGCGCCTCCACGATCCGGACCTCCGCCCCACCGAGGTCGACGGGCGTCGGATCGGCATCGCACGCGTTCCGGACGCACGCGTCGCGCATCGTTAGGTCGCCTTCCTTGTGAGCGCGCACCAGCGCCGGTACGTTCTCACGCCATGACCCCACGCAACGTCGCCGCGATCGGCCTGACCCTGGTGTCCCTGGGCCTCCTCTGGCCCGGCCTGACGGACCCGGTCCTCACCATCACCGCGTCGATCACGGTCCTCGGCCAGACGCGCGAGGTGTTCCGGCAAACCCAGAGCATCGTGGAGTCGGTGCAGAACCTGCATCGCGCCGGCAACACGTTTGTAGCCGGACTGATCCTCCTGTTCAGCATCACCGTGCCGCTCATCAAGGTCGCCCTGCTGGTCGCCATGCTTGCCGTGCGCCGTACGGCGTCCAGGCGCCGCCTGCACGCCATCGTCAACTCGGTCAGCAAGTGGGCCATGGCCGATGTGTTCGTGGTCGGCGTCTTCATCGCCTACCTGGCGGCGAGGGCCACCGACAACCTCGGTGCGGTGGCCGAGCGCGGCTTCTACTTCTTTGCCGCGTATTGCCTCACGTCGAACCTCGCGTTCCAGCTCCTCGAGGTCCCGGTCGATCACGCGTCGTGAATCTCAGAGATTCCGCCGCGTGAGTTCTTCCACCGCATGGTGGCACGCGCGTGCCGTGAGTGCCATGTAGGTCAGGGAGGGATTCTGGCAACCGCTCGACGTCATGCACGCGCCGTCCGTGATGAACAGGTTGGGCACGTCCCACGCCTGGTTCCAGCCGTTGAGCACCGACGTCCGGGCATCGCGGCCCATGCGCGCCGTGCCCATCTCGTGGTTGGCGTTCCCCGGAGTACTGGGGCCACGCGTGGACTGGACGATGTTGCGCGCGCCTGCCGCCTCGAGCAGTTCGGCCGCCGCCACGTTCATGTCGCGATGAATGGCCAGCTCGTTGTCGCTCCAGGCACAGGTGATGTGGAGTGACGGGATGCCCCACGCGTCGACGAGCGACGGATGGACGGTCGCCCGGTTCGTCGGCCTCGGGAGCATTTCGCCGTAGCCGTTGAACGCCATGGTCCACGGCCCCAGTTGCGTGAGCCGCGCCTTGAGAGCGACACCGATGCCCGGCGCACGGAGCGCGGCCTGCCACCCGGCCCGATTCGCGCCGCCCTGGAATCCGAAACCACGCACGAAGGCCGCCTTGTTGCCGCCGATGTTCCGGAAACGGGGCACGTAGATGCCGTTGGGCCGCTGGCCGATCACTTCGCGATCGGACCACTGCGCAAACTCGCCCGACGCACCGCCGTTCTTGATGTGGTCCATGAGGTTGCGACCCACCTGGTCGCTCGAGTTCGCGAGGCCACCAGGGAACTCGCGGGTCGCCGAGTTGAGCAGCAGCCGCGCCGTCTCGATCGCCGAGGCGCACAGGAACACCAGACGGCCGGTGAACTCCAGCTCCGCACGCGACTGCGCATCAACGACGCGAACGCCGGTCACGCGCCGTCGCGCGGGATCGTAGACGAGCCCACGCA encodes:
- a CDS encoding GMC family oxidoreductase encodes the protein MATPPCAGEAEAVTQARTTDFDAIVVGSGMTGGWAAKELTELGLRTLVLEAGRPIDPSRDYAEHRAPFEMRFRGLGDRRYVARRQAEQQRSVSFDEVSHRFWTDDVDNPYSTPANTPFDWFRARQVGGKSIIWGRQVYRMSDLDFEANARDGIAVDWPIRYADLAPWYDRVERFIGVSGRAEQLRQLPDGVFLPPMAFNIAEQHVRDRMAQRYGRERVLTIGRVAVLTEARGARGACHYCGPCQRGCITRSYFSSVNATLPAAQATGRLTLRPWSIVRGLVYDPARRRVTGVRVVDAQSRAELEFTGRLVFLCASAIETARLLLNSATREFPGGLANSSDQVGRNLMDHIKNGGASGEFAQWSDREVIGQRPNGIYVPRFRNIGGNKAAFVRGFGFQGGANRAGWQAALRAPGIGVALKARLTQLGPWTMAFNGYGEMLPRPTNRATVHPSLVDAWGIPSLHITCAWSDNELAIHRDMNVAAAELLEAAGARNIVQSTRGPSTPGNANHEMGTARMGRDARTSVLNGWNQAWDVPNLFITDGACMTSSGCQNPSLTYMALTARACHHAVEELTRRNL